GCACAGCTCTCTAAAAAGCCCTGTTCccatttctctatttctttacttttcttctcAGTTCCCTGCCTTTTCCAATCCTCAATGTATTGTCGACCCATTTCAAAGAGTTTTCCATTAGCACAAATGGACAAGcactttgagaaaatatttgccCTTGCATATGCCTCCGCTGCAAGACTGTAGCACCGAGCATGAGAGAAACAGTCTCCAGCTTTCTCCAAAGCAGATTCTCCACATTTGTCCCTGTATATTCTACCTGTTGAAGCATAAACAAATTTGACATCAGTCTCATTTATAGAGTGCTGATGTCCATATAAGATTTAATAACTTCATGATGTTCAGAAGATAAAACATAGCAAAGGGACATTTGGAAGCTCCCAGAAATGCTCTTGCACAACTCAACTGTATTCTCCAATGTCAAGAGATGAAACGGGATCAACATCCATTGTTGGCTACAATACCAAGGAGTTTTTGACAAACCATACTCCACCACACGGAGTATTGCAACTGATAGCCACAGCTTTTTTTTAAACTTACAGGTGTGGTCAGTGTTAAGAACTTTGCAGCTTGAATTTTTCTGAACCGCTAAGAGAGCAGAGACGGGTTGTCATATAGAAAATAATCAACTTCTCAAGCCTCGGGCATTAATCATGAAGTCAACAGTAGTAGCACTTGCTCAAAATTCACCAAACGTATTTGGAAATTAACAAGTGAgatcaaactatttttttggtatattgaaagaaaaatcaattacaatCGTAAACAAAAGCGTACCATGCATGTAAAAAACTAGATACAGAAGAATACGAAGTCAAACTCCATCTTTCTTAGGCAGCTTTGACATAGCTACAACAAGAAGACAAGTAAAGATGCAGTGTATATCCACCttatcattttgaaagaaatgagaaagaaaatgatacCTGCTATCTCATATTCCTTCAACATACAAAACACTCCGCCGCAGATTCGGCCATTCCAATCGTTTCATAGATCTCAGCAGCATGCCTTCGAAGGTCAGAAGCCTCTTCTGGATTCGAAACGTGCTTGAGATCTGCATCTGCTTTGAAAGCAGAGGCCTTAGCCAATTTCTCCCCGTATGTGTACCTTGCTCGTTCAAAGCACATTATTGCCATTGGGTAGTTACCCTCACGTAAGAgcttgcaaattttttaaagaaaaaagagagatcaaTAGCTTCTCCGGAGAaggtaaaagaagaaaaaaagaaacatagtCCTCCCTTATAGGAAAAATCAGTGGTGTAGAGCATTATCATTGACCTCATAActtcaaataaggaaaaagtTTATAGGAAAATTCATATCATATTGTCCATTGTGTGTCAAATGAAGTATTCGGCCAGactattaaaaaatcaataaagtTGGCAAATCGATCACCATATTTTGTACCATAGAACATCCACATTCTACACACTTCTTTTCAGGATTGGTCATACATTTGCGGTCACTACTGTAATTCCAAAATCCCAAGCATTTACAGAACATGTTGACCTCGAATGAGGCAAAAATAACAATTCCGCAAAGAGGAAacaacaaataaagaaaaaacagaaaaacagcTAACCTTAAAACCTTGTGACTTCCACTCCTCTGGTGTGCTCCTGACCTGCATAGCTTCTGCAAGGGCATGATCTACCAACCTAACTTGAATGAGGCACTTCTTCTTCCAGTAGTCAAACATTGGTTTGGAGAACTCCAGGGCATTCTCACAAATCCACAATCTTTGCCTTGTCCGAGTAATTGCGACATACAATTGTTTCAATTCAGAGCATAATATATTGTGCTTCCCGTCATCGAAACTTGGGGAAGACCATTGAGAGCTGTCATCAAGCAAAGCTTGCTCCTTCATGTATCCATAAATGACCCTCCACTGATGTTTCAGAGGTGATGTGCCAAAGAAGTTGTACAATAAGACGTCCTACACAATGTCATGGCAAAAAAGTTTCGGGCAAAAACATCTTATTTAAGAACAAAATGACAGATTTCAAGTTTCATGAATACATGAACAGatctaaaaaatttaggataagaATATTTGCACTCATTTTGACACACCAGCCAATCAAGATCAGTCATAAAGTGGTGAGATTTTTGAAATTGTCTACTAACCTAAAGGATGATGTCAACATGAGCCCAACGAAATTCTACATTATGTGTATTTAGATGCCACTGTCTACATATAAAAAAGGGCAAAGTAGAATGAAATTGCAAATTAAAGCTTTTTACAGAGTAACAGCTAGCAGCAAATTGGTCATGAcccattagaaaaaaaaaaaagttctgaaaTCTCTATTGCTGCTACCATTAAAATCCCACGGCAAACCTGACACACACCTACCTGAAATTCCAACCCCTTGCATTCCACTATCGTCAGAACTAGGGCTTGCCCTCTCACAAGGTTTGAAACTTCATCTCTAGAGTGATCATCTCGAACCAAAATAACCTGCTCTGCTCCAAAGCCAACGAAATTACCACTATCATCATGATTGCCAAAAATTGATAGTATGGCACTTTCGTCATTCTCAGATTCAAGTAAAATTGGGGCTTCCCCACATATATAGCTAGTTTCAGGGCTCAAAGCATCAATGGATAAAGGGAAAAAACGGTAGAGAAGATCAACAACACTCTGTGCCAGTTTGAGTATACCAGCATGAGTGCGGAAGTTCTGGCTCAAATGGAAAGTTTTGGAAAGGCATCCCTTTTCCATTCTGATATCAGGTCCATCCATCGAATCTATCAAGAACTCCTTGTAGAAAAGGGACCTTATGTCTTCAAACCTGAAGTCTATTCCCCTTGCAATAGTTTGTGCAGTGTCGCCAGAAAACACAAAGCCCTCAGAAACGTTTCTACAGATATACTTGAACAGTGAAATTTGCCTCATGGTGAGATCCTGCACTTCATCAATGTATACAAAATCCACCACGTTACCAGCAAACCGCTCATGGAAAAGACGGCGCTGAAGATCATTGACAAGATCAGCCAAATCAAAttcaccatttttcattttcatcttttcataaTGCTCAAAAGCATCAtaaatttcttctcttctctgaaTACTCAGAGTAGAGACACGACCCTCTGAAAGTGAAACATAAGCTAGCCTGTCAAGTTTGCCTTCACAGCCATCTGCTGCTTGAAGACCACCCTTTATGTGGGACATTATTTCAGTGAAGACTCTGGAAGAATCAAGCCTCCTCCTTATCTTGTCATTGAAGTGAGGCCAATAGACAGCACAAAACTTTTCATAGGTGACCTCCTTTGCTCTTAGAAGACTTTGTAAGGCAACTGGTCTAGGATTGAAGGATTGACCATGACATAACTCCCTCAGATCGGGGAACCTTTCAAAGAATGAAACCCCCACCGTTCCATCTAGCATCATCAGAAGCTTACGAAAAGTTATAACAAGGGGATAAGAATTGGGAGATATATCTACAAACGAATCCGGGATATCCTTGAACAATGCTGCATCATCAACAATCTCATCAACTGAAGAGCTTTTTACTCTATGTTTTGCATCTATGCTGGAGCTGCAGGATTAACAAAGCCAGCAATTAGAAATGGAAATTTATACTCAACAAACTTATGGGAATACCGACACTACACTCATAATTTCTACTTTCAGGTAACTAACagtgaaaaggaaattaggacATATTGATGCACCAAGGTTGTAATGATATACTACAATACACGGATAGCATTTACTTCAGCTGGCAATAAAAATCTTCCCCCACAGCAAGATTTGTAGAACAGATGGTCCTTTCTTGATTCTGCTTATAATTGCATACAttcatttaaaattcaattttctctttataCATACAATCctacaatttcaaaatttaatacaAAAGTTTCCAATAAAATGGAAATGCAAACTAAAGAAGTGGCACAAAGACCAAAGCAAGGAATATTGCCGCACAAGTTAATCTTCAGTTTCAGCAAGCAGATGAAGTCGATCTCTAACATGCAATGATTAAATCTATTTTCTAGCAGTTAAAACTAAGTGGTAGCACCCAAGCATGGCAAAACACTGATTTGACCCATGCACTCTTGCTACATGTTATATTTCCTGTCGAACTCTATATATGAAGTGTCTTGGTTGTGCTTCTCTGTTAGGAGGAAAATAGCAGCATGCCAAAGGGGTTATCTACATGTCCAGactaatacaaaaaaaaaaaatgacaatccATTAACCTTGCATATGTTTGTTCAATGTAAAAATTGCATAATATTTATCCTATTGTTCAAACATCTCCCCATGACATTCTATGTACCTTCTAAGTTGAGATACATGTTGTTTGACCGCAAAACATAATTTTGCACTGACAGTCACAAAAAGCTGGCGCAATACACAATTCTCTGCTCCTGCACTGATTTCCTCAACATTGATTTCTAGGGAGCCATCTTTGCTGTGGCTGATACCACTTTGGATTTCCTGAGATCCCTTGGTTGCTTCATTATGCAGTTTCTCGTTTCTAAACAACTTCATTGTCAAGACAGTAGTTTTTCCAGTTCCAGATCGCCCAAGTATGAAAGTGCTTCTGGGGAAAAGAATTATCTCTTGTTCTTGCTCTGTTACTTCAAATGGAAGACTCGCTTTGTTATTATCACAATTATTAAGCAAATGACTGACAACATCTGATGAGCGGTAGAATTTCATCAGAAGCAAACTCTCGCTCACTTTCACATTCTCTGCATACAACCTATGATCTGAGGCATCAGCATCAGATCTACTCCCAAATTGATCTTCACTAGGACTTTGACAGCGgacaacatcaaaacagacccAAGTCTTTGGAACTTCCAGATCCCTAAAAAAGGAAGAGCCAtgtgaaatgaaagaaaacagGGGTATAAGATCAATTCAAGATATTTTAGTCACCTATCTGGAAAAGAGATGCTTTCTAATTTAGTAAGTGATGTGCTACCCatcttaagaaagaagaaatgatcaGACTTACCCCTCAATGCATTTCTCGTTGCAACGACTGATAAAATCATCAGTATATGTCATGAATATGCTGTCCAaacatttgaccaattttgccACATCCTCTAAAGGCAATACATCCCATATCTTCAGGATTTGGATGTATCTTAGTTCCTTTACAATATCAATCGTGCACAAGACATAGAGACGTTCAACCTTAAATTTTCTCACGATATGAGATGAGTGTTCACAAATTATATCATccacatttttcttctttggtctCCAGCCACTGGATAGTTCTAACAAACGAGTGATAATTGACATCTTTATCCTGAGTGATGCCAACTTCCTGAAAGACTTCAGGAAGTTGTCACTGAAAAGAACCTGAAAACACCAAAGAATGACAATAAGAAATGTTGTCACAGGTTCTATAAAAACTTAatgttgattttgaaaaataaatgtagccTGTAGAATACTGTTGAGTGAAGTTTGTTACCGTCCACCTAGCATTTCTGAAAAGTACACTGCTTCTGTTGAGCAGATCATCAAGCTGattattctctttcttcacaTCTAAGATGGCTTTAGCCAAGTCCTTGTCAACATCAACATTGAAGAAGCATCCACGACTATTAGCATCATCAACCAAAGCTTCCCACACAGATTTGCTTTCTGTCAGTGTTTTCCCATTTCCCAGAATCCACAGACAATACCTATAGATAGGAGATAATTCTGGGATTACTGGCTATATCACTCTAACAATGTAATTTGACACGGTTAAGAGGATGGAGTACCTCGCCCTGGTAAGAGCAACATTGATCCTCTTAGTATTGGACAAGAACCCAATATCTCCACGCGAGTTTGATCTGACGGTGGATATTATAACAATGTCTTCTTCACCCCCTTGAAATCCATCCACTGACTTCACCTTGACCATAAAACCCTTGGTATTTTCGTACTTTTTTCCAAGTTTAGCTTGAACTGCAGCAACCTGAGCTTCATAAGGAGATATGACACCTACCGTCAGATTTTCTTCTGACCCATTCCAAGCTGCaaagtaaaggaaataaaaccATCACTACCATGATATTATTTTATGCAGGGTgaaaacttcaaaagaaatatCTTCGCAAGAGTACTATTAATGGCCATCATGATCTATACCTATATGATCACGTAATAAATGCAAAATCCATGTGGTCAAAAGAACATGTATAAAATTCTCTTGACATACCTCTGTATAGATTCCTCAATATTCTTGAGACAACTTCCACCTCAACAGGGTTTCTACGGCTACATCTGTCATCACCGACTTCTTCTCGTCCATCAGTAATATTTATGAATGAGTAAGGGCCAAACATCGGCCCTGGCAAATGACTTTTTCTGTAACTTTTGCGCTTCACGTTTGGCCCATCCAAAATTTGGTTTTGATAAAACTTTGAAGTCGGAAACAGACTTATCGATGGATGCATCCGGTACTGTATATTGAGAAGTTGCCTGAATAATTTAGTGAAGTTAATCGTTCAAACAGACTCCTTCCAAAACCAGACCTGCTAGAAATCTGTAGAAATGAAgcatgataaaaaataaaaaatcaagggCCATTAGGTATAGAAAACTAGCCCATCTGAGCTCAAATGAAAAGAAGGATACTTCACATCTTTCCAGACCAAATAGAAGTTTACTTTTCAGACATTTTAACATTACCTTGCTTTCGACCATAGCAGGCAACTGACACTCATCTCCAACTAAAATCAGATGCTTGACACCAGGGAGTTGCAGAGGAATTACTGACTCAGATTCTTTCAACTGGGCTGCCTCATCGATTACCAGTAAATTGAGAGGCTCCATTGCCACAGAGTACAGCTTATATGAACTAGAAGCAGTGCAAAAAATCAAGGAAGCACGTTGATAACAGAAGTCAGCAATCATGGCCTTACTCGTATGGTTTGGAAGTTTTAGACCTTTCAAAGAATCACGAACAGTTAGCAACATGGAAAGGCATTCCTGTCTCTTCATATATAAGTTATGTAGTGGATCTATGGATGTCTGAAATGAAGACAGGCTAATTTCATCACGTGAAAGAGTTAGCTCCATCTTCTCTGAGTCCAACTTCTCTCCACATAATAGAGTTTCAAAAGAATCAAGTAAGGTAAGGAGGTGTGTAATCTTCTGGAATCTGGATACATGAGTATAGAAAATGAAGAGGCATCTCCGCAGGGGCTGAACAGTTGCCTTGAATCTTCCCCTGAAAAACTCAAGAAATGATATAAGCTCACAATTACCATCTTCATCACTGCTTCCGCATTCCCTCACATTAATATCACTTTCtggtttccttctttttgtatgttcgttttccaaaaatatatggTATTGACTGCCACAGTCAGCAAGAGTATTCATCATGGAAGTTAGACACTGATGCCAACCAGTGACTGTCGAGAGGCACTCAGCAACACAATCTACACGGTGTTCTAAGTATATTTCTTCAATGTCGGAATCAACTTTCAGTCGCTccttgttcccaaaaataagcACGTCTCCGAAATAAGAGAGCAAACTTTCCGTCTCAGTGCTTATACCGCCATCTGATCCCTTTAGCAGCTTTAAAACACGAGATGCCACTTCCTTGACGGCAACATTTGTAGGCCCACAAACAACAGTTCTACATTTCCTTTTCAACAGAGTAAATAGCAGCATAGCCACGGTTTTAGTTTTCCCAGTTCCAGGAGGACCCCATATCAGTTCAACAGAAGGCTTGTTCTCACATTGGAGTTTATTGAGACAGGCCCCAACTGCTTTTATTTGGGATTCATTCAGATCATGGCACAATCTCTCGTCAAGGCTCTCAGTCCCAGAACAATCACCTTTTGTAATGCAGAGATTGGAAACTTTATCAGCCTGCCACCCAAACAAATTTCTTGTGATAATCTGGATTATGTTAAAATGGTAGAAGGTTTAAAGTCCCTGAAATTAATTGGTGTTCCTATGACAGAAAGAGCATCGCATAGCACAAAACTAAATCATGCGAAAAGTATAATGTAGAAAATTTTAAGGTCTTGTTCTAAATCTAGGTCATGCTACTGCAGCAGTAaactttgaatatataaaagcaaCGTGGAGAAGAAATCTACTGTAAGAAatgctgagagagagagagagagatttgaaatCAGCAAGAGGAAGTTTCCTCCAGGGAATTAATTTGAACCAATTGCCCAATTTAAGACATATCTTACTAATCTCCCATATCTTAATTCATTTCCCTATCATGACATGGACCaagtaaaagaaacaaacatcCTTATCTATTAATGCAACAGAATGGCTTAAAGCATTGTTTATCTTGTTCTCCAGTGAAACTCACAAATTGACAGGAGTAAAATTGATGTTATAAAGCTTGGAAgaataaatatcaaatttaaGTCTAAAGGGACAAAAGTCATGAAAAGGATCATACCACCAAATCTGTACAGAGAACTTCCTTCACAATATTCAAGTTCTGAAACTTATGCAACACTTTCCATATCCTTCTGTTACTGATTATATTAATCAGGAAGATTGCATACATTGGCTTCCAGGGATTATTTACTTCATGGTCCAATAATGCCTCCACTTTAAAGTTTGTGGATGACATTGCCTCGttctcttcctcatcttttCCAATCATCATTACTGATGCAAAAGCCCATCTTCTTCCAAACCTCTTCAAGTCAGGAACAGTTTCTGGCTTGGCATCAGTTAAAATCAAGATATCTCCAGGCAAAGTTCTGTAAGTTTCTTTTCCAAGAGTGTTGGATTCATTGCTCCACCGACCAGCCTCAACAGTATAAATGTCCCCACTTCTCTTGCATTGCACAAAGTCAGTAACCTCTGTGAAAGGCAGTGcagaaatattttccaaactcgAGCACAAACTCGCCCGCGTTTCCTCCAGTAAAGGGTAGACAAACGATCCAAAATAATGCTGGACCGACTGAAATGTCTCTGGTATAGTCTCCACCTATAAAGACAGCTCAGCCAAAACTCGAATATGACAAACCAACCTTGACATTCAAAAAATACTTTGACTAAATTCTGGAAACGATTAAGACCATGAAAAactctatgacaaatttaccaaaaactaattttttactacaaaaaatcccaaaccgatacgcctttgacaaatttactctaaaatgATACacgtatgacaaatttactttcctttaaattttactgtcaaattactatgacaaatttattttccgttaaattttactgtcagaGTTAGATGACACATGATAATTgactaatataccaatttgactaatataccaatttgagattttactttaCTGTactagattttgattttttctaatattaatccaatttaacaaatgtGCATTTGTCACAAACATACCAGTTAGTTTAGTATAAATTTGTGTGTACTAATTTAAGGTTTTCTGTGGTTATTTGacggtaaatttatcacaaatatattagtttgaaacttttagtagtaaaaaaaaattaattttaggtatatcagttttaaatttttgatggTATTAACCGTTCTGGAAGACATTACATATACTCCTAAAATACCTAACGAGGTTGCCTAACAAAGTAGAAGCGTGAAGGGTTCAATTACACTAAGCCGAATGCAAGGTTCTTACAAGGCCAGGCTTTACTAAAagcacaaacaaacaaaaaaaaaaaaaaaaaaaaagcaacgaACTAACAGCattggaaaattctcaagtTAACACCACATTATAGTTGAACTTACACGAGATTAAAACCAAAAGGGAATgataaaagccaaaaaaaaaaagaagaagaagcaaacatAATGGTAAAAGGAAACCTGGTTATGGTAGAGGTTTTCATTGAGAATGTCGTCTAGAGACCAAGAGAAGACAACATCAGTCAGGTCATCCGTATTGTCCCCCCTCCTCCTGCTCAAACCACCCTCTGCTATCTCCTTACCCAGCACTCTGCTGGTGCTCCCTCTCAAATCCATCTGAACCCACGTCCCAAAATCTTCTCCtcgtttctttcttccttcccttttcttgcCGATCAAAGCACCTAGTAAAAATCGCTCTGAGGTTTCAAGAAAATCTCGAGGCGAAAATGGGGCGAACCTCGTACCCTTCTCGCCAGTCCCATTTTGAACTCCGAAGTAAGCACTCTTAACGACGAAGGAGAGTGACACGGGGAAGGTAATGGGTCGTCAGGGGAAAGCTCAAGAGAAGCAACCCGAGGTCTTCGTCAACCATTCCTGGGTCCACGAAAGGTGAAAAGACGGGGGTGGGTCGTCCTCTCGTCTTCAGTACACTGTCTGATGACTTTCTTCAGTGCACCAGGCTTCCCGCTTTTCTTCGCCTTCCCACGTTTCGATTTCTTGCAACCTTAAGCGTCGTACGCGTTCTGGGCCTATCCACTGTTTCCTGTCCGAAATGTACCATAGGGATTATGAGTGGAGTTATTTTTGaagatgttaaattttttttttttttttgctgaaggTAATAATAGTATTAAGGGAATGGACAAACGTACAAAAATAGGGTGGAGTTATTTTGAAGATGTTAAAATTATTTGTCGATACTGAAATGATAAgcagatgaaaaaaaaaaaaatggacaaatGTTAACCAGAAATCGGCGTTGGATGTTATTCaatcactttctttttattgttgtgcatctatattgatatattattaaaaataattaaatatcataaaatatctcaaattgatgcatatgtgacaaatttatctaaattaatttttttacaatcaaaaattataaattggaatactctataacaaatttaccatttgttagttttttgttaaattttattgtcaaattactaaattaaatgATATATATCAGTTGACAAGTATAATTATTTAGAAGTTTATCCATTATAATAATGTCAATCCAATTTAATATGAGCTAATAAAtggcaaatttgtcacaaaatttatcaatttatgattttctaGGATTTAAAAATTAGTTGgaatttttcacaaatatatcatcttaagattttttgtggtattaacatTATTAAAAACTCTATCAAAGAATTGCCTAAAAATCAATACTTAAACTTGTAGGTAgttaccaaccaaaaaaaaaaaaaacttgtaggTAGTTAGAGATGCCTTTTTCTCATTAGTTTTGCCAAATTCTCTACAAAGCATGATGTTATCATATGCCGTTTTCTGTCGAGTATTGTCAATCAAAGAAGAATCGATCTGGTAATCCCTACCATctcttaattattattttttttggcaaattacTATCTCTTAATTATTTCTCTCCATACCGAGTTATAATATTTATGGACTTCCAAATTTCTGTTATTGAGTGGGTTTTAGAAAAGTAAATGCAATCACTGTGTTATGAGTGTGGTTCTTTCACTTTGCTTTAAGTTCTACCTCCATTAACTATAACAATCGCAAATTATTTTCTACGTCTTGACTGATTTTGCACAACAATATGCATTAAATAGTCCACACTAACATTGCGTAAAGTATGAAAAATCCGGTCTTGGTTAATAcattattatataaaatatcgaaatataatatttcaaaatGTTATTAAGATCTTTATATTTTTGTCGCTGTCCAGTATGATGCACGGGTCATTATTAAATAGATTTGTATAGAAACAAGAGATGTGATCAGATAATCACTTTAATAAAAGGTCAATAGACCATAAGCTTTTAAAAAGCCAAGTTGCCAATCTCACAAACTTCAACCGATTTCGCGCCAAAAGCTAAAGAAATGTAAtaagttcggaaatcttttCACATCTAATGTGTCATTGACATGATGATAAATAGATACAATGTTTTAAAGCTTTGATGCGTTTGTCATTGGTCgaactcaccatcatcatgcatggtGAACCACCACATCGCTATGGGGCATCGGCTTTGCTTCACAAAGACAAGCACCATGGTACGAAACTCTTCGTTGCGAGGCATTTTGTAACGAGGTCACCTTGCCTCAAATCTACACGGGTCGTGTCTTCTCGTAATTTGTACATTGagcaatgatcatttttagaattaatatcataaaaaatcttaaacctgaACATCTATAAGAATTTTACCTAAAACTGAAAACTTTAAAtcaatacatttgtgataaatttactctttattaatttccattaaattttatcatcaaattactCAGTTGAATAACCTTTGATAGTTGACAAGTGTATCGGTTTGAAATTTTACCctctatttatcacatgtgtactagtttatgattttttataatattaatataatttaatagaaattaatgaagaataaattttgtcacaaatgtactaatttaagatttttggttatcaaaaaattagtttatgaaaaatttatcatatatgtactagttttgagttttttgtgatcATAAAAtgagtttgggataaatttagcataagtatactagtttgaagtttttaatttggaataaatttgtcacatgtatagcCATCTAaagttttttgtgatttttttttattttactgtAGAATTGCACATAAAGCTTTCCGCTTTACTCGTCATTTCACATTTCAGTGAATTCAGGTCTCCTTTTCTAACC
This Eucalyptus grandis isolate ANBG69807.140 chromosome 7, ASM1654582v1, whole genome shotgun sequence DNA region includes the following protein-coding sequences:
- the LOC104455606 gene encoding LOW QUALITY PROTEIN: uncharacterized protein LOC104455606 (The sequence of the model RefSeq protein was modified relative to this genomic sequence to represent the inferred CDS: inserted 1 base in 1 codon); the encoded protein is MDLRGSTSRVLGKEIAEGGLSRRRGDNTDDLTDVVFSWSLDDILNENLYHNQVETIPETFQSVQHYFGSFVYPLLEETRASLCSSLENISALPFTEVTDFVQCKRSGDIYTVEAGRWSNESNTLGKETYRTLPGDILILTDAKPETVPDLKRFGRRWAFASVMMIGKDEEENEAMSSTNFKVEALLDHEVNNPWKPMYAIFLINIISNRRIWKVLHKFQNLNIVKEVLCTDLVADKVSNLCITKGDCSGTESLDERLCHDLNESQIKAVGACLNKLQCENKPSVELIWGPPGTGKTKTVAMLLFTLLKRKCRTVVCGPTNVAVKEVASRVLKLLKGSDGGISTETESLLSYFGDVLIFGNKERLKVDSDIEEIYLEHRVDCVAECLSTVTGWHQCLTSMMNTLADCGSQYHIFLENEHTKRRKPESDINVRECGSSDEDGNCELISFLEFFRGRFKATVQPLRRCLFIFYTHVSRFQKITHLLTLLDSFETLLCGEKLDSEKMELTLSRDEISLSSFQTSIDPLHNLYMKRQECLSMLLTVRDSLKGLKLPNHTSKAMIADFCYQRASLIFCTASSSYKLYSVAMEPLNLLVIDEAAQLKESESVIPLQLPGVKHLILVGDECQLPAMVESKISSRSGFGRSLFERLTSLNYXRQLLNIQYRMHPSISLFPTSKFYQNQILDGPNVKRKSYRKSHLPGPMFGPYSFINITDGREEVGDDRCSRRNPVEVEVVSRILRNLYRAWNGSEENLTVGVISPYEAQVAAVQAKLGKKYENTKGFMVKVKSVDGFQGGEEDIVIISTVRSNSRGDIGFLSNTKRINVALTRARYCLWILGNGKTLTESKSVWEALVDDANSRGCFFNVDVDKDLAKAILDVKKENNQLDDLLNRSSVLFRNARWTVLFSDNFLKSFRKLASLRIKMSIITRLLELSSGWRPKKKNVDDIICEHSSHIVRKFKVERLYVLCTIDIVKELRYIQILKIWDVLPLEDVAKLVKCLDSIFMTYTDDFISRCNEKCIEGDLEVPKTWVCFDVVRCQSPSEDQFGSRSDADASDHRLYAENVKVSESLLLMKFYRSSDVVSHLLNNCDNNKASLPFEVTEQEQEIILFPRSTFILGRSGTGKTTVLTMKLFRNEKLHNEATKGSQEIQSGISHSKDGSLEINVEEISAGAENCVLRQLFVTVSAKLCFAVKQHVSQLRSSSIDAKHRVKSSSVDEIVDDAALFKDIPDSFVDISPNSYPLVITFRKLLMMLDGTVGVSFFERFPDLRELCHGQSFNPRPVALQSLLRAKEVTYEKFCAVYWPHFNDKIRRRLDSSRVFTEIMSHIKGGLQAADGCEGKLDRLAYVSLSEGRVSTLSIQRREEIYDAFEHYEKMKMKNGEFDLADLVNDLQRRLFHERFAGNVVDFVYIDEVQDLTMRQISLFKYICRNVSEGFVFSGDTAQTIARGIDFRFEDIRSLFYKEFLIDSMDGPDIRMEKGCLSKTFHLSQNFRTHAGILKLAQSVVDLLYRFFPLSIDALSPETSYICGEAPILLESENDESAILSIFGNHDDSGNFVGFGAEQVILVRDDHSRDEVSNLVRGQALVLTIVECKGLEFQDVLLHNFFGTSPLKNQWRVIYGYMKEQALLDNSSQWSSPSFDDVKHDILCSELKQLYVAITRTRQRLWIWENALDFSKPMFDYWKKKGLVQVRLVDHARAEAMQVRSMPEEWKSQGFKLLHEGNYRMATMCFVRARYEYGEKLAKASAFKEDADLKHVLSPKEASDLRRQAAEIFEAIGVADSAAECFYMLKEYEKAGSIFMEKCGESALQKAGECFSLAGHYSRAAEAYARGNFFSKCLSNCAKGELFEMGLQYIGNWRRLGNEDRGIVKKSKEIEKLEQDFLESCALHHYDLGDYRAMMKYVKAFRCIDSMRNLLKRLGCLDELISLEEDFGNFSVAAKIVRMKGDILREADLLGKSGQNKEASMNILWYVLFYSLWAPGSKGWPLKQFAQKEELVAKAKHLAKSEPIAFYEYVSVESSILLNKQSSLAELKECFSTSRRNGSVRGEILCARNILDFHLRQDISNFFGNMIGLSTQWSILNHGSWGIRFPLTHWCAFGIFGERRLLEL